The Lonchura striata isolate bLonStr1 chromosome 8, bLonStr1.mat, whole genome shotgun sequence genomic interval GCAAGAAATGCAAAGAGCTCAAAGAATGAGAGTGTCTAGTGGAGAAAGATGGATAAAGGGAGACAAGTAAGACTATTTCTTTATGGAATATATGCacatgattttaatttttttttttagttcttaattttttttgttgttgttgcttatTTAAAAGCAATACCTATTATCTTGGATTTTCAATAACAATTGCTTTCAAGAAGCCAGGGTGATGACTtgattatttcattatttaattgTGTGTGAGTTTAACCATGCTATTGCAAATACATagttattaataaaaatgaTCTGATGTGAAGTTTTAGTTGTGAAGCTGTCTCACTTCTGGTTTAATTTTTCAGAGTGGAGGGaaatgaaaacttttaaaaaattgtatctTTTTCTCTCCAAGGAGTGAAATAAATGAAACCAAGAAAGATAATCAAAAGAGCccaggaagaggaagagagagacgAATATCAGACCACAGGCAAGTTTCTGAAAGTCCAAGCcgaagaggggaaaaagagaagaaaaaagatcaCAAATCCAGCAGTAAAGACAGGGAGACaagaagaaattcagaaaaagaTGACAAGCATAACAAAAGTAAAGCCAAGAAGAGAGCTAAATCTAGAAGCCATAGtaaaagcagagagaaatcaAAAAGTAAAGAAAGAGACTCCAGGCACAGCAGACATGATGAAAAGAGGCTAAGATCAAGAAGCAAAGAGAGAGACCATGAGAAAggtagagaaaaagaaaagcactaTGATTctagagggagagagaaagaaagaagtagGAGCAAGGAGAGAAGTAAAAGAGCAGGCTCTAGAAGTAATGATCAAGAGCATAGGAAGAGCAAAGACAGGGAGAAACGCAAGTCGAGAAGCAAAGAGCGTGAGCATACTAgaggaaaacacagctccagcagcagaacCAGGGATCGAAGCAAAAGCAGAGATAGGGGTAGGAGAGGACGATCAAgaagcagggacagggatcGCAGTAGAAGTAAGGACTATTCAAGGAATAGGGATAGAGAAACAAGAAGGAGAGGAAGATCAAGAAGTAGAGAAAGGAGAGGTACACCAGATAAAtacagaggaagagaaaataggAGGAGGAGAGAATCAAGGAGTTCAGAGAGGGATGAAAGTCAAAGCAGAAACAGAGAGAGGTATTCAAATAGGGAAAGTAGAAGCTCATATAAGAGGAATGATAGTGAAAGCCAAAGGAAGAGGCGTTCAAAAAGCCGTGAAAGTAGTAGTCCTGAATCTAGCAGAGATAAGAAATCTAGTAGAGATCAGGATAGAAGTCCAGACTCAAAAAAGAGACCAAGTAGCAAAGAGAGAGAATCAAAAAAATCATACTCACGCAGCagtaaagaaaaggaaaagaccaGATCCTCAGCAGAtaaagaaataaaccaaaaatcaaAGAGTCAGGAGAGAGATCATGCCCCTAGTAAGGATAAAAAGTCTGATCGTGAAACAAGTCCTGGAACAGATGATGACAGGCATGGATGAGTTTGTGGACTTAATGTTTCCGTTGTCTCAAAGTTTTAGAGACGTTTTGGGGAACGCCTTTTTTAAAGATGTGGACTTCAGTTTGGTCTTTTGATAATCTATAATCTGGATCATTTGTACTGCTAAAGTTTTAATAAActtgaaatgaaaaacaaattacatgTGTAATACAGTGTgctgtgttttaaatatttcattggaTTATGTATCCTTCTTGTGTGTTGTCAGCTAGGAAGGTAACTTCCATGCCACTTATTTTTTACCTGATGAATATAGTTCAATGCAAACAATGGCTGCCTGTGAAGAGGCTTGTTCCATATATGAAGAAGAAAGCTGCAGATAAACTACATGTCATCTTAAAGCTAGGAGAATATTACAAGGTGTCCATTACTCCAGTCTTGCTGCATCTGTTTTTCAGTAGGTATAAATCCTAAGGAAATTTATTTGTAGAGGTAAATTATGTTGGTTTTTATTGTAATCACAAAGTGAATTAATTTAAGTAAATCTTTGTACTTCTGTCACTGCCAGCAGTAGAATTCATTCATGTAGTAAGGCAGTCACCTGTGTTTGGGAGTTATTTCCTTGTCctaaaaaaaacatgtttaaatGCTCATCAGCataacttttttcccctgtaatcTCTCCATTCCATGCTTTCATGTTGTCTACTGCAGAAGTGAATGCTTCAGACTACCCTTCCTCAGTTGCCTAATAGTGGATGCACAGAGATTAAACAAATTACCAGAATTTACAGTGGGATCAGATAAGGAACAACCAGGAAATCCATTCAACTTTTTGTTTCTTAACAAGTGCATAAGAAAACTCTTGCAGTTCTCCAGTACTGGTTTTTGGAGTAGTTGAAACAGAATTTCAAGTAAGGTTTTAAAACATgctcttgaattttttttaaactgaaatttgctttcttccttgTTTCCTCTCATTCTAAAGAATGTAACTGTGGATTCCTTCTCATTCTCTACTATGTCCCTCAAACCAATTCCCtcccttttctgctttcctctccTGCCTCTAGGTCCCACCCCAGTTTGTATTTCACCACCACGCCTTCATGTGGAAGAGGAGTTTggcttgtgctgctgcagcagtgcccCCATATGTGCAATCCCCAAAGAGCAGCTGGTCTGTGGTGACTCAGTGCAGTGGTCTGAAAGGATATTTTCGGTACAAACCCCAGCGCTCCTTTCAGTCCGTGAAACTATTCACATCCAAGACTGGCAGTCTTTGAAAGTCGTAAAGGGAAGTGACAAGTACAATCTTAACCTGTGTCAAAGCAAAACAATATTGTAATCTTTGAAATTTTTGCCAAATCTTTCACTAGATGAAACAACTTGCTTTTACTGTCTTGGTAATGGGTTTGTTAACATTTTCACTTTGTGATCAGCGTTTGTTTACAGCAGATTAGGAGAAAGGCCAAAGTTTGCTTGACAGTTGTGATTCAGGCAGttgtttttctaaagaaaaattgtGTCTTGAAAGCAAAACCTAGGATTGTGAGCAACATAAGCAATGTtattaaaggaagaaaactggAAGTGTGTAGAGTGACTTAACAGAATAGTTAGTGGAGCTGCTTTGTTTGTcaagtggttttttttactgttttaaaaCACCTCCTATGAATGTTGCATTTCAGTGGTCATTTTATGCAGAAGGTTTAAAAATGTTCCTGGTCCACATGTGGGTGGATGACACAGCAGTTACTTAAGAGAACTCAGAAGAGTAAACCAAAGACCTATATAGTGGATTTCTGAACTTTGTAGGACTTTGGAGAAGTTGTAGTCCTACTTTGGGGGACTGTTGTAAGTGTAACGGTAGGAAGTTAGGCTTCAGAAAATTTTGTGGCAGCTTAACCATGCATTTATACTGTGCTGTGCATGCCATGTGCTTCAGAGTCTCATTTAAAAACTTTGCAATattgtttcattattttaaatagagCTGACACATGAGCAAGATATTGCTGAAGACGTTTATTTGCACTACTGAGAATAGTTTTGCCAATATCACTGAGGTTGTATAAGCATGTAAACAAAACAATCCACAACTATACTGACTCTGCTGAAGGGAGGAAAATACAGGCAGTCAGCAATACAGCAGTcaatagaatatattttttttaattgtgtttagTTTAAAATCTCAAAATGGATATTAAATCCAATTGTAGTTTGCAGTTGTAgctacttattttaaaatatgcactTGCATACTCTTCTGTATGGACTTTGTTACAGTTCAGAAAATTTGCAACTTAAATGGACTTTAATTCTTTCACAGCACATTAAAAAGTCATCTGAGTTGGTGGCACAAagcccattttctttttttttttttatgtacttgggtttttttttaaagctggcTAGACTAAATTGCAG includes:
- the PPIG gene encoding peptidyl-prolyl cis-trans isomerase G, whose translation is MGVKVQRPRCFFDIAINNVPAGRVVFELFSDVCPKTCENFRCLCTGEKGTGKSTQKPLHYKSCLFHRVVKDFMIQGGDFSEGNGRGGESIYGGFFEDESFAVKHNKEFLLSMANRGKDTNGSQFFITTKPTPHLDGHHVVFGQVISGQEVVREIENQKTDASSKPYAEVRILSCGELIPKSKAKKEEKKRHKSSSSSSDSGSSSDSESSSDSSSDSESASEEKSKKRKKKHKRNSKKHKKEKKKRKKSKKSSSSESEDENTEAQPLSTVRPEEIPPIPENRFLMRKSPPKVDEKEKEQKSREKERESNLSNSQSTYQRRLLVTRSGRKIKGRGPRRYRTPSRSRSRDRFRRSETPPHWRQEMQRAQRMRVSSGERWIKGDKSEINETKKDNQKSPGRGRERRISDHRQVSESPSRRGEKEKKKDHKSSSKDRETRRNSEKDDKHNKSKAKKRAKSRSHSKSREKSKSKERDSRHSRHDEKRLRSRSKERDHEKGREKEKHYDSRGREKERSRSKERSKRAGSRSNDQEHRKSKDREKRKSRSKEREHTRGKHSSSSRTRDRSKSRDRGRRGRSRSRDRDRSRSKDYSRNRDRETRRRGRSRSRERRGTPDKYRGRENRRRRESRSSERDESQSRNRERYSNRESRSSYKRNDSESQRKRRSKSRESSSPESSRDKKSSRDQDRSPDSKKRPSSKERESKKSYSRSSKEKEKTRSSADKEINQKSKSQERDHAPSKDKKSDRETSPGTDDDRHG